The following is a genomic window from Pseudomonas sp. FP2335.
TGTTCGCGGTAATGCTGCTCGACCAGTTGGGTAAAGCGCCGAAAGTACTCGCGCCCGCGCGGCGCGCGCGGATGGCGACGCTGAATCGCCTGGCGGCTGATCCACACCAGCAGCACGCTGACCAGGGCGTGCATCATCATGTCCCGTGACGGTTGTTCGTCGGCGTATTCGTCCTGCAGGCGGGCGAACTGGCTGTTGAGATAGCCACTGTCCTTGCCCGCCGGGTAACTGCCCAGCGCCTGCAAACCGTCCATCGTGCCGCCCAGTTGCGTCTGCAAGTGATTGACCAGTGGCGCCGCCAGTGTCACCACATAACCCTCGACATCCTCGGCAAACCGGAACCCGTGCACACACAGCGGCGGCAGCACCTGCAATGTCGCTTCGTTGAGGGTACTGCGCAGGCCTTCGATTTCCAGTTGTGCCTGGCCTTTGTGCACGTACAGCAATTGGCACAGATCCGCGTGCCGGTGGGGCTGGATTTCCCACTGGTATTCCCGGCTGCGTCGGGAAATGGTTTCGCAGTGCAACAAATCGGGGGTCGGCCATTGCTGGTTTTCCCCGTAAAGCTTGAAGACCGGAATCGCGGTTTTGGTCATGGTTTCAATCCGACACTCAGGACAGTGGTGCGGTAATCGCCCCGATTGGCGAAAAACGCAGGTTTTGGCTCAGTTTTCACCTTCTTATGCCAGCCACTCAAGTTAAAAATGCCAGCAACAAGATCAATGACAACTCTTTCACTCTATCCGTTCGAGTGGAATACGCAGGCGATAAAAATAATGAAAATCCTGAAAACCCAAGTCGCCATCATCGGCGCCGGACCTTCCGGGCTGTTGCTCGGCCAACTGTTGCACAACGCCGGTATCCAGACCCTGATCGTAGAGCGCCAGAGCGCCGACTATGTGCGTGGCCGCATCCGTGCCGGGGTGCTGGAACAAGGCATGGTCGACCTGCTGCGCGAGGCGGGCGTGAGCCAGCGCATGGACGCCGAAGGGTTGGTGCATGACGGCTTCGAACTGGCGCTGAACGGCAAGCTCAGCCACATCGACCTCAAGGGTTTGACCGGCGGCCAGTCGGTGATGGTCTACGGCCAGACCGAAGTGACCCGCGACCTCATGGCCGCCCGCGTCGCTGCCGGCGCCACCACCTTCTACGAAGCCAGCCATGTGCAGCCGCACGCGCTGAAAAGTGATCAACCCTGGCTGACCTTCGAACACCAGGGCGAACCCTATCGCCTGGAGTGCGACTACATCGCCGGTTGCGATGGATTCCACGGTGTTGCCCGTCAGTCGATTCCGCAAGAGTCGCTGAAAATCTTCGAACGTGTGTATCCCTTCGGCTGGCTCGGCATCCTCGCCGACACGCCGCCGGTACACGCCGAGCTGGTGTACGCCAAGCACCCGCGTGGCTTTGCCCTGTGCAGCATGCGCTCGCCCACGCGCAGTCGTTATTAC
Proteins encoded in this region:
- a CDS encoding helix-turn-helix domain-containing protein — protein: MTKTAIPVFKLYGENQQWPTPDLLHCETISRRSREYQWEIQPHRHADLCQLLYVHKGQAQLEIEGLRSTLNEATLQVLPPLCVHGFRFAEDVEGYVVTLAAPLVNHLQTQLGGTMDGLQALGSYPAGKDSGYLNSQFARLQDEYADEQPSRDMMMHALVSVLLVWISRQAIQRRHPRAPRGREYFRRFTQLVEQHYREHPKIEDLAHKLGISVSHLNGTCRELGGQPALQIMHDRQLLEAKRLLTYTSMTINEMSEVLGFSDPTNFSRLFRRRVGFSPKAFREQLKAETTPN
- the pobA gene encoding 4-hydroxybenzoate 3-monooxygenase, whose protein sequence is MKILKTQVAIIGAGPSGLLLGQLLHNAGIQTLIVERQSADYVRGRIRAGVLEQGMVDLLREAGVSQRMDAEGLVHDGFELALNGKLSHIDLKGLTGGQSVMVYGQTEVTRDLMAARVAAGATTFYEASHVQPHALKSDQPWLTFEHQGEPYRLECDYIAGCDGFHGVARQSIPQESLKIFERVYPFGWLGILADTPPVHAELVYAKHPRGFALCSMRSPTRSRYYLQVPVQEPLDEWSDARFWDELKTRLPGDLAAQLVTGPSIEKSIAPLRSFVVEPMQYGRLFLLGDAAHIVPPTGAKGLNLAASDVNTLLRILLKVYREGRVDLLENYSAICLRRVWKAERFSWWMTSMLHQFPEADGFSQRIAESELDYFIHSEAGRRTIAENYVGLPYETID